A window of the Yersinia rochesterensis genome harbors these coding sequences:
- the upp gene encoding uracil phosphoribosyltransferase — MKIVEVKHPLVKHKLGLMRENDISTKRFRELASEVGSLLTYVATADLETEKVTIEGWNGPVEIEQIKGKKITVVPILRAGLGMMEGVLENVPSARISVVGVYRDEETLKPVPYFQKLVSNIDERMALVVDPMLATGGSMIATIDLLKNAGCKSIKVLVLVAAPEGIKALEAAHPDVELYTASIDQGLNEHGYIIPGLGDAGDKIFGTK, encoded by the coding sequence ATGAAGATCGTTGAGGTGAAACACCCGCTAGTAAAACATAAACTTGGTTTGATGCGTGAGAATGATATCAGTACAAAGCGTTTTCGCGAGTTAGCGTCTGAAGTGGGAAGTTTACTGACTTATGTAGCAACCGCCGATTTAGAAACTGAAAAAGTCACCATCGAAGGGTGGAATGGGCCGGTTGAGATTGAACAGATTAAAGGTAAGAAAATCACGGTAGTGCCCATTTTACGTGCCGGTTTGGGCATGATGGAGGGGGTCTTGGAAAATGTCCCTAGTGCGCGAATTAGTGTGGTAGGGGTTTATCGTGATGAAGAAACGCTGAAGCCAGTACCTTACTTCCAGAAACTGGTGTCAAATATCGATGAGCGCATGGCGCTGGTGGTTGACCCGATGCTGGCAACCGGTGGTTCAATGATTGCGACCATTGATTTACTTAAGAATGCTGGCTGTAAGAGCATCAAAGTATTGGTGTTGGTTGCCGCACCTGAAGGTATTAAAGCATTGGAAGCCGCTCATCCAGATGTCGAGCTGTACACTGCTTCCATCGATCAAGGTCTAAATGAACACGGCTACATCATCCCAGGATTGGGTGATGCCGGTGATAAGATTTTCGGAACCAAATAA